From the Pirellulales bacterium genome, the window AAGGGGTGACGCTGGTAATCGAAGGGGTCGAGCAGGGGGCGTGTAGTGCGGATACGCTGGCGGCGCTCGAAGCAGCCGCTCGGGGCGCGACACGGGGCCTGGTGAAGCAATTGCGCCGCCTTGGTTTTACGGCGGCACAGGAAGGAACCGGTTATGATCCGAGCCATTCGACCGTTGGAAACCCATGACGTAAGCCCGCTTCAAGAGGAAGAGGCCGGCTTCGGCGCGCTGCGCACCGAGCGCGGCTGCCTGCCGCTGACGGCGCTCGACGTCCGCGGCAAAATCTGCGGCTTGCACGCGCACACCGTCGTGCGGCAGACGTTTCACAACGCTTTCGCGGAGGCGATCGAAGCGACGTACATCTTTCCGTTGCCCGACCGCGCGGCGGTGACCTCGTTCACCATGCGCGTGGCTGGCCGGCTGATCGAAGGCGCGCTGCGCGAGCGGCAGCAGGCCCGCGAAGAGTACGACCAGGCGATCGCCGCCGGGCACCGGGCCGCCATCGCCGAAGAGGAGCGCAGCGGCACGTTCAGCCTGCGCGTCGGCAACCTGCCGCCGGGCGAGGATATTTCGGTCGAGTTGACGCTGGTCGGCCCGCTCACCGTGACCCGCGGCGAGGCCGAGTTTCGCTTTCCGCTGGTCGTCGCACCGCGTTACGTGCCGGGCGTGCCGCTCAACGGGCCGCCGGTCGGCCTGGGTGTCGGGCACGACACCGACCAGGTTCCCGACGCCTCGCGCGTTACTCCACCGGTGTTGTTGCCCGGCTTTCCCAATCCCGTGCGGCTGTCGCTGGAGCTTGAATTCGACGCGGCCAGCATGCCGACGACGCCCGAATCGCTCGCGAAATCGCTCCGCTCCAGTCTGCACGGCGTGATCGTCGACGAAACAGCGGGACTGACCGTGCGCGTGCAGCCGGCCGAGCGGTTGGACCGCGACTTTATTCTGCGGTGTACTCTGGCGACCGAGCGGGTGGTGAGCGTGCTCTCGTGGACCCCGGCGGTGGAATCGCGCCCCGGAACCTTCGCTTTGTCGCTCGTGCCGCCGGCCGAGCTTGCCGACCGGCCGCCGCAGCCTCGCGACGTGGTGTTTGTGCTCGACCGTTCGGGCAGCATGAACGGTTGGAAGATGGTCGCCGCGCGCCGGGCAGTTGGCCGGCTGCTCGACACACTGCTGGAGCACGACCGCTTCTGCGTGCTGGCGTTCGATAATGCGGTCGAGTTCTCGCCCGAAACGAAGCGGCAGCTCGCCGCGGCGGGCAACCGCGCGCGTTGGCGGACGATTGAATGGCTGGGCGGCGTCGATGCCCGTGGCGGCACCGAACTGGCCGGCGCGCTGAGCGAAGCGGTCGGCTTGCTGGCCGCGGGCGATGCCGCGCGCGAGCCGGTGATCGTGCTGATTACCGACGGCCAGGTGAGCGGCGAAGATTCGCTTTTGAAGACGTTGGCCCATGCCGCGCACGGCCGCCCGCCGCGGGTGTTTGCCGTGGGCATCGACCGGGCGGTGAATGCCGGCTTCTTGCGTCGCCTGGCCGACCTGGGCCGAGGTGCTTGCGAGTTGGTCGAATCGGAAGACCGCCTCGACGAGGTGATGGACAAGCTGCACCGCTTGACGAGCGCCCCGGCGCTGCGCGAAGTGCGGCTGGAACCGATCGGCTGGCGTTGGCAGGACGATAGCCTGGCGCCGGCGCGGTTGGCCGACGTGTTCGTCGACCGGCCTGTGACCCTCTTTGGCCGGCACACTGCCGCAGGCGGCAACTTGCGGATGCGCGTGCAAGGCACCGACGCCGCGGGCCGGTCCTGGCAGCACGAAGTTTGCGGCGCCGCGACGACCGGCGACTTGCTGACGAGTCTGTGGGGTCGGGCCCGCGTGCGCGACCTGGAAGACCGCTACGCCAGCCGGTTGGGGGCGGAAGACAAAAAGCTGGCCGAGCAAATCGTGGCCGTCTCGCTGGAGAGCCACGTGCTCTCGCGGTTCACGGCCTATCTGGCGATCGACCGATCGGAGGTCGTCAACGCCGACGGCAAGCCGCGCGAGATACTTCAGCCGGTCGAGCTGCCGTCGGGATGGGAACAGCCGGAACCGCTCTTTTGCAGAGCCGCTCCTGCCAGCGGGTTTGTTCTGTATTCTTCCGCGGCGGCTCCGGCCGCGGGGGCACACATCGGCGGTTCCAAGGCACGCCTGCGGCAAAGCGGCGGCGCACCGTTGGACCGGCTGAAGGCGGCGGCCGATTCGTTCAAGTCGCCCGGTTGGTTTTCGCCGCGCCGCACGCGACTTAAGGCACTGATCGACGCATTAGTGGATCTCGAGTCGCAGTTGCAGGCGTTGCGACACCCTCGCTTGCCGGAGGTGAGCGAGTTGATCGAACGCGGCCGCGAGCTGCTGGCCGGGTACAACCGCGGCGCGAAGCAACCGCCGTCGGCGTCGGGCGTTGAGGAATACGTCGCGAAGATCCAGACGCTGATCGAGGAATTGCGGCAGACGCCCGGCCTGGTGCGGGCCGGGTTTTGGAAGTGATCGGCGGGCACCTCCCGCGTGCCTGGCCTGACCCATAACTATCCCAACTATCCAACTATTCTGACCGCGTTTGCCTGCCGTGCTTGGCGTGTTACGCTGGATGTTCGGGCCGCCACAACGCCGACTGTCGGAGAAAAATTGCCATGATACAGCCTGTTCGCCAAGAGTTGCTGAGCGCACTTGCCGAGTTGAGCGGGGCCATGCCCGACGTGCGATTCGGCCAGCTCATCGCGAATCTATCGACTCTTGCCCGCGGCTTGTCGGCCGAAGGGCTTTGGGATGCCGAAGACGAAGAACTGCTGGCCGCGGCGCGCGAGCAATTAGCTTATGTCGCCGAGCACGCGGCCCAGCCCGACTGAACAGCCATGGCCGTCGTTTATCCCGCCTGCCGCTGGTAAAGCGCCACCGGGCTGGTGCGGATGTGCAGGTCGAGCTGCGGGAACGCGATGTCGATGCCCTCGTCGCGGAAACGGTCGTGAATCTTGGCGTGAAGGTCGTGCGTCACCGTCAGCCGGTTCTCCAGGTTCGGCAGGTAACAACGCAACACCAGGTTCAGCGCGCTGTCGCCAAAGCCTTCGAAACTGGCCATCGGCGCGGGGTCTTTGAGCACGAACGGGTTCTCGGCCGCCGCCTGCAGCAATAACGCGCGGGCACGGTCGACGTCGGAGCCGTAGGCCACGCCCACGTTCACCGTGACGCGGTTCATCTGGTCGCTCAGCGTCCAGTTGAGCACCCGGCCGGTGATGAATTCCTTATTCGGAACGATCAACTCCTTGCGGTCGAAGTCGGTGATCATCGTGGCGCGGATGCGAATGCGCGAGACCACGCCGCTGATGTCGTCGACCGTCACCACGTCGCCCACGCGAATCGGGCGTTCGAACAGAATGATCAAGCCGGATATGAAATTGGCGAAAATCTCTTGCAAGCCGAAGCCCAAGCCGACGCTGAGGGCCGCCACCAGCCAATGCACCTTCGACCAGGTGATGCCCAAGAGCGCGCAGGCCACGATGATGCCCGTCGCCGCAATGGCGTAGCGAAAGAGCGTCGTGACGGCGTAGCGGGTGGCCGGTTCCAGCGGCAGCCGCTGTAAGAGCACAATCTCCAACAGGCCGGGGATGTTGCGCGTGGCGACCAGCGTCAGCACGAGGGAGATCACCGCTTCCAGCAAATGCACCACGTTGATCGGCTGCGGAAGCGCGGCTCCCCCGCCTGCGTCTACCACCGAAACGTGCCACAGCGGGACATTCAGCACTGACAGCGCCGGCAGCACGTCGGCCCAAATCAGCCCTAATCCGGCGGCCAGCCCGGCCATCAAGGCGGTCTGCACAAAGCGCTGCGTTTGCAAGTTGATCGTCGTCAGGTCGAGCTGACCCTCGGCGGCGGCCGGCACGGCGGGCAACTCGGCCCCGTCGGGACCGCGCGGCTCGTGCTGCACGGCCGCCCGACGCAACCGTGCCTGCCGAATGGCCAAGCGCCGCCGCATGATCAGCAGCCAACGCAGCAACAGCGCGCCGCTGATCAAGAACGCCACCAACAACCAACCGGTGGCGTGAAACCGCCAGGCAAGCTGCCGGGCCGTATAGTAATAGCCGAGACCCGCCAACACGGCCAGCGCCAGCGGGCTGGCGGTCAGCAGCGGATGCGCGAGGTAGTGCATGCGGTCGACCCATCCGCCCTGGCGGTATGCCCGGAACTCGTGCAAAACGCCGCCGACCGGCCTGAGCACGCGGTGCAGGAACACCGAGAGGGCCGTCATGGCCACGATAAACAGCATGCGGTTCAAGGCCAGCCAACGGTCGTTTTCCAGGGCGTGCATGGTGGCGCCCGCCAGGGTGATCGGCAGCACGAGCGGCATGAACCAGCGGAGCTGCTTGCGGAGCAACCGCGTGCTGTGTTCGGGCCAGCCGAAATGCGCCGTGCCCAGTCCGCGGCCACGACAGACTTGTCGCAAAAACTCCATCGAGGCCAAGGCGACGGCGCTAAAGATCAGGCCGTGGGCCAATGCCCGGTCCAACTCCGACCTTCCCGGCGCGTGCTCCAAGAGCGACCCGAACATCGCCAACAGCAGAGGCCAGGGGGCCGCCATGAGCAGCGTGAAGATCAATGCCCGCAACGTCAGGCTCATGTCGTCGGCGGTGCCACGGGCGGCCTGTTCGCCAAGCTGCCGGACGCGCTGGCGCATGTTCGGCTGCGTCGCCAACAGGGCCAGAAACAACAGGGCCGTCAGACAGCAGGGCAAGGCGTTGGCCTTCGCGCTGCGGACGAGCTGCCCGCCGACGGCCAGCCAGTCTTGAGGCCGAGCGAGCCCGCGGAGCGCCTCGCCGGCCGCGGCGAGGTCGCCTGTGCCCAGCCGCGAGGTGCTGCGCACCCAGAGAATGCGTTCGTCGATGTAGTCGCTCTGACCTGCGATGGCGTCGAACAATTCCTTGTCGGCGGTGGTCACCGAGGCGATTTCGCGTAGGTAGCTGTCGTAAGCGCTGCTCAGCGAGTCGATCAGCTCGCGACGGGTCTGCAGCAAGCGCCGCACCTCGGCCTGGAGCGCTTCGCGGGGCGAGTGCGAGGCCGACAGATCGAGGCCGCGCAGCACGCTCTCGGCCCGCTGGTCGATGTCGCCCAGTTTTTTTCGTTGCTCGGTGAGGTTCAGCGATTCCACCTGCACCGACTCGATCTTCGATTGCGGCAGCCGCCCGGCTTCGAGCTGCCGGCGGTGGCGAAGCAGGTCGGTGCGGCATTGCAGGAAGTACGGTCCGAGCTGCTGGGTCAGGCCCAGCTCAACCCTTTTTTTTACGTCTTTGAATTCGCGGTCCAGATCGTTGAGTGCGTTAGTAAACTCGACCGCTTGCTTCGAGGCCGCTGCCACGTCGTTGTTGACATTGGCGACGCGCCGGGCAAGGTCTTCGTTTTCTTCAGCGATGCCGCGCAACTCGGGATAGGCGTGCTGCTTCTCGCGTTTGGCGGTGCTGAGCTTGGCTTCCGCCTCGCGCTGCCGCCGCGAGTGCAGAAGTTTTTGCCGGTCGACTACCAACTGCTTGCGCACGGCCACCTGACGCTCGGCCAGATCGTGCTGCTTGGGGAGCAGTTCGTCTTCGGCATTGTAGCTTTCTCGCTCGCTTGTGCAGCAGGCGACTTCCTGGGTGAGCGCCTTTTGGCAGGCGGCCAACAGTGCTTGCTTGGCCGCGGTCATTTCCTTTGGTTCGTCGGCGACGGCCAGTGCCGTAAGCTGCGTGGATATTTCACTCAGCTTCTTGTTGGCCGCCTCGATCTGGTCCGGGATGCTCTTCAGCCGCCGTTCAGAGCGACGTTGCGGCTCGGCTTCGAGCTTCGTCAATTCCTCTTGCGCTTGGGCCAAGGCGTCTTGTGCCGCGGCCAGTTGCGTCTCCAGCTCGGCCGCGGTGGCGCCGGCCGGCACATCGGGACGCTCGACTTCGGGCGGCTGGTCGAGCTCGAGGCGCACTTCGCGCAGGAGCTCCGGCGCCGTCTGCGCGGCTGTTTTGAACTTGGCGGATTGCTTGACCAGCGCCTCGGCGCGGTCGAGTTCGGTCAGCGCATTCTGGTAGACTGCGACGATTTCGGCCTTGGCATTGTCGTCGAGTTGCGTGGCGGCCTTGACCTGCGCCATCTGGGTCTTCAGTGACTCGGCCGTGACCTCGGGCAGATTGGCCGCGACCGCTGGCGTAGGCGGCGCGCTGGCCGCTTCGGCAAGGGCCTGCGACGGCAAAAGGCCGCCCAACAGCGCCGCGAAACGGCAACCCCACTTCACAGGGCGTAAAGTATTCATGCTCGCGAGTCCCTCCCTGTCCTCGGTGCGACACCTTCGCAAGTTTTGGCCGCCGGAACAAGGCCACTTCGGGTGGCGACAGTCAGACTTCCTGCACTCCGCCCGTGGCAAAAAAGAGCTTCAGCGCGTGCAGGTTGGCGGCCACGTCGTGTACGCGAACGATCCCGACGCCTTGGCTGGCCAGTGCCAAAGTGACGCCGACGGTGCCCGCCGTGCGGTCGGCCATCTTATCGCCGATGATTTTGCCGATAAAACCCTTGCGCGAGTGGCCGACCATCAGCGGGCAACCCAGGCCGTGAAACCGCCGGCAATGCGCCAACAGCGTCACGTTGTGCTCGTGCGTCTTGCCGAAGCCGATGCCCGGATCGAGCGCGATCCGCGACGGCAGGATGCCGGCGGCCAACAGGGCGTCGCGGCGCTGACGGAGGTAGTCGTAGACGTCGGCCACCACATCCTGATAGGCCGGGTTGTCCTGCATGGTCTGCGGCGTGCCGGGCATGTGCATGGCACAAACGGCGGCCTGCGCGTCGAGCGCCGTTTCGATCATCTGCTCGTCGCCGGCCAGCGCGGTCACGTCGTTGATGATCTCCGCCCCGGCGGCCAGCGCCTCGCGGGCCACGGCCGCCTTGGAAGTGTCGATCGAGATCGGCAGGCCGGTTTGCTCGACCAGCGCCTGCACGACCGGCAGGACGCGGCGCAACTCTTCGCTGGCTTCGACCGGCTGCGAATAGGGCCGGGTGCTCTCGCCACCCACGTCGATCAGGTCGGCGCCTTCGGCCGCCATCCGCAGGCCGTGCTCGATCGCCGCCGGAACGCCGGCAAATTGGCCGCCATCGGAGAAGCTGTCGGGCGTGACGTTCAGAATGCCCATCACCAGCGGCCGCGCCGGAAAATCGAGCCGGCGCGTGCGGAGTTGCCAGTGGCTTGCGCGTTGAGGCACGTTCATCACCACGGCGCTTCCATCATCGAAATCACTTGCACGGCCAACCACTGCACGTCTTGCATCTCGGCACTGCTGGTCGACTGGCCCAACTCGGGAAACAGGTTGGCCGACTGGTCGATCGGATTGAGGCTGGGCGGCAAGGGCACGTTGACCGGTTGGCCAAGCTGGTCGCCGTTGCGGTTCACCCAACTGGCCGAGATTTGCAGCGTGAACTGCGACTCGCGAGGTTCATCGGTGAAGCTCTCCATGAGGACTTGCTTGGTATCGGTGATGATCCGCACGGTCAAGACGCTGTCGGCGTCGGGCGTATTGACGACTTTGTAGGGCGTCACCTGTTCGATCCGTTTGACGACGGCTTCCGTCAGCCACTCGCCCAAATAGCGGCGATAGCTGGTCGACTCGATCATCGGCACGTAGACGGTCTGGATGTCGGGAGCGTAGAGGCTGCGTGCCCCCATGCGATAGTTCACGCAGCCCGGTGACGCGAAGAGCAACAGCACAAGCAGCGAGGGCAGGAAATTGCAAATTGCAAATTGCAAATTGCAAATTGCAAATTGCCCGACGCCTGATGCCTGACGCCTGACGCCTGACCTGTAAATCGCCATCGCTCTCATCTCCACACCTAGTGATTCTTTTCGCTTTCAGGCAAGATTTTCTTCAGCCAGGCAAAATAATCGCGCGGCACCGGCGGATAGTTCTTGATCTCTTGGATCCGGTCTTCCGCCATCTTGGCGAACGGCGTGTCGGCGTATTCGCGGATCGTCTCCGCATAATAATATCCCGCCGCCCGGTAATACTTGATTTTGTAGTAATACTCGCCCGCCTGATACTCGCGCTGAGCCCGCTCGACGCGGATCAGTTGCTTGGTGGCAATCAGCAGTTCGCGCTCTTCGCCGAGCATTTCGGCGGGGAACTGCGTCAGCGTCTGCTCGATGAGTTGTTCCGCCTCGTTCAAGGGCCCGGCCTCGTATTGCGGCCCTTGATAGGCGCGAAGCTTGGCCCGAATGCCCAGCAGGTGCGCCTCGCGTTGGTGCTCGCTCTGAGGGAAATCCTTGCAGACCCGCGCGTACTGATCGGCGGCGTCCTCAAAGCGGTTGTGCAAGAAATACGAGTTGGCGATGGCCATGGCGGCATCGTCGCCCAGCGGTCCTTGGGAATCCTCCAAGTAGACGTCGTTGTAGGCCTTCACCGCGTGCCCGTTGGCATCGACCCACGGCCGCGTTTTATCCGTGAGGTTGGGATACCAATGTGAATCTTTCCGGGCCGAGACGTCCCAGTAGTGAGCGATGGCAAATTGCCGCGGCACAATATCGATCAAATACCGCGAGTTTTCATATTTCTTCAGCAGCGCGCCGTAGGTGTCGCTGGCCTTGGGATAGCGGTCGTCGAAGAAGTAGCTCTCGGCGAGCCAATAGAGGGCGTCTTCTTCCAGCGTCGTGTCGGGCCAGCGGTCGGCGGCCACGCTGAAGCACTTGGCCGCCTCGGCATACTTCTTCTGGTGGAAAAGGGCAATTCCTTCGTCGAATTGCTTCTTGGCCAGCTCTTCGTTGGGACCGCGGCCGAAGGCCTTCTTGATCTTCTTGCCGATCTTCTCGGCCGAGATGTTGTCGGTGGCTTTGTCGAACAGCGTTTTTTTCTCGCTGGAGTACTCCTCGAGGTTTTCGTTGCGAATCAGGTCGGCCGGCGAGATGCTCGGCGGCGGGACGTATTGGGGCTTCTGATAGCTGGCCTGCACCACGCCGGAAGCAGGCGGCTGGCCCGGCGGAGCCTGCGCCGGAGATTGCGCAGCCTGAGCCGACGGCCGGGCAAACGGGTTCCACCCCACGCCCGAACGGCAGCCGGCGGCGGCGATCACGATCGCCGTCGCCGCCATTCGCATTATCACCGGCCGTTTCATTCAGAGAACCCTATTTAAGGTACTCCTGCATTCGTGGTTTGTGCCCTAACAGGTGCGCCAGGTAGTGGTTGAGCACGCCCCGCAGCTCGCCGGCCGCCGAGCGGCCGAGCTCGATGCGCCGCCAACTGTCGGACTGCGAATCGGCAAATCGTTGGAGAAGCTTGAGTGTACCGGCATGAAGCAAGACGACGTGTTTGCTGCCCGGCCGGCATCGCGTGCATAAAATGCCGCCCGAACTGAGTCCAAAGGCAACGCGTCCGACCGGCTCGATGTGTTGGCCGCACTCGACGCAACGGTCGAGCGACGGCAAATGTCCCAGCGAGCGAAGTGCGGCCAGCTCAAAGCGCAGCACCAACGGCGGCACGGCCACCTCGCCCCGCTCCAGCGCCGCCAGCGTTTCGACGGAAAGGTCGAAGAGATCGGGGTGGGGATCGGCGTCGTCAGTCAGTTCGTTGAGCAACTCGGCGACGTAATAACCCGCGTAAAGACTGGACAGGTCGCGGGCCGCCGGCCGAAACCGCTTCTCCAACTTGGCTTCGGTCAACAGGTCGAGGGCATCGGACGATTTGCGCAGGAACACTATCCGACAGCGTGCCAGCAGGTCAAGGGCAGACTCGAACGGCCCCTTGAGCCGCCTCGCTCCCTTGGCCAACCCCCGCACCTTGCCGAATTCGCGCGTGAACAGCGTGACCACGCTACTGGTCTCGCTGAACTCGACCGCGCGGAGCACCAGGGCCGTGGCTTTTTCGGGCTGCATGGGAGGGTGCCTATTCGCTGTGGTCAGATTCCTGAATCCTGAACCCTGAACCCTGAACCCTCAAATAGTGCCGCTCGCGCTCGCGCATTACCTCGCGGTCGGCCGGGTCTTTGTCGTCGTATCCCGCCAGGTGCAGGGCGCCGTGGATGACGTAAAGCAGCAGCTCTTCCGCCGCCGACCAGCCGAACTCCTCGGCGCGCGCGCGGGCAGTGTCGGCGCTGACGATGATCTCGCCATCCAGATACCCGTCGGCTTGTTCCAGCACGAAGCTCAACACATCGGTCGGCTCATCGTGATCCAGCCACCGGCGGTTCAGGGCGTGGATGGTAGGATCATCGACCACCGCCAGACTTATTTCGCCCTCGGCAATGCCTTCGCCTGAAAGCACGCCCGCGACGGCCGCACGCAACCGCGCCGCGTCGATCGTCAGGCCGTCTTGTTCGTTGGTGATGGCAATCTGGAGCATTTACGACTCACCGGGGCAAGCCCTCGTTGTCCTACACGTCTCGCGCGTCAGCCGCGTAGCGGCGAGATAGTTTAGCCGCGGGCGCGAGCCCACGGTACCGATGCGGTAGGTTAGGCAAGCCGCGTAGCGGCGACAGAGGTAGCGCACCACGCGCTCTGTCGCCGCTACGCGGCTGCGCGGATCGTTGGCGTCCCTCTTCCGTGGGCTTGCGCCCACGGCTAAACTCTACCGTCCCTACGGGACTGGGAAACGCAACCGCCGCGCCGCGGCGTCGGACTTGTGTAGAAGGACGAGGGGCAAGCCCCTTCGTGGCGGAACAAAACCGGTACAACAACGAAACCATCGCAAGGCCAACTTTTTAACGGCCCAAGCTCTGCCCCAGCCACCACTTGAGAACCGCGGCCGGGCAGCGTATGACTAATCATGGGCAGTGCCCACCTGACGGCCTCAGTCTCCTCTCGCCCTTTGCCGATGCCCACCATCGCCTATCTTACCGCCGGCGGCGCCGGCATGTTCTGCGGAAGTTGCATGCGCGACAACACGCTGGCCGCCGCGCTCGCCAGGCTCGGTTGCGATGTGCAGCTCATCCCACTCTACACGCCCATCCGCACCGACGAAGATGACGTCAGCATCGACCAGGTGTTTTTCGGCGGAATCAACGTCTATTTGCAGCAGAACGTGCCGCTGTTTCGCTATTTGCCCGGCTTCTTGGTCCGCTGGCTCGATCACCCGCGGCTGATCAACGGCGTGTCCCGTTTCGCCATCCGGACCAGCGGCCGGCAGCTTGGCCGTTTGGCCCTCTCGGTGCTGCGCGGCGAGCATGGCAATCAACGCGGCGAAGTCGTGCGGCTGGTCGACTGGCTGGGCCGACACGTCAAGCCACAGTTGGTCAACCTGAGCAACCTGTTGATCGCCGGCTGCGTGCCCGCCATCAAGCGCGAATTGAAAGTGCCGGTGCTCGTGACGTTGCAGGGAGACGATCTCTTTTTGGAGGAGTTGCCCGAACCGTTTCAGTCGCGGGCACGCGATGAGCTGCGGCGGCTGGCGGCTGAAGTCGATGGCTTCATGGTCTTCAGCCGCTACTACGCCGAATATATGGCCGAACAGCTTCAGGTGCCGCTGGAGCGGTTTCACATCGTTCCGCTGGGCATCCAGACCACCGACTACCAAGCCCTCGACCGTGTGCGCGCGGCGGGCCATCCGCCCACCATCGGCTATTTGGCCCGGCTCTGCCAGGCGAAAGGGCTGCACGTTCTGGCTGACGCCTACCTGCGGCTGCGAACGCTGCCGGGCACGGAGCAGGCCCGTCTGGAAGTGGCCGGCTGGCTGCCGCCGACCGACCGCGAGTTCGTCGAGGCCGAGTTCGCCAAGCTCCGCGCCGCGGGCGCGGGCGACGACTTCCGCTATTGGGGCGCGATCGAACGGGAGCAAAAGCTCGACTTTTTGCGAACGATCGACGTGCTGTCGGTGCCGACGACGTACCGCGACCCCAAGGGCATTTTTGTGCTGGAGGCGCTGGCCAGCGGCGTGCCCGTCGTGCAGCCAGCCCACGGCGCGTTTCCCGAATTGCTGGCCGCGACGGGCGGAGGCGTGCTCGTGCCGCCCAACGATCCGGAGAAGCTGGCCCAAACGCTGCACGACTTGCTGGTCGATCACGCCGCGCGCTTGGAGCTTGGCCGGCAAGGCCGCGAACGCGTGGTGGGCGATTTCAACGCCGATCGCATGGCCGCGGCCACGCTCGACGTCTATCAGCAGTATCTGGCCGCGCCGCGTGGCTCAGCTCACTTCTCCAACTCCGCGATGCTCCTGAAATCGTCCTTCAGTGAGCGATAAAGCCGCTGATAGACGGGAAACGCCCGGTGGTAATACTTTTGCGCCGGGCGGTTGGGGACCGTTTCTTTGACGACGCTCACCGTGGCGCGGCAGGCCTCGCGCACGTCGCGAAACGCCCCGCCGCCCACCGCCGCCAGCAATGCCACTCCATAAGCCGCGCCCTCTTCGGCGTTGAGCGTGACGACCTTCTGACCAAAAACGTCGGCCTGAATCTGCCGCCACAGCGGGCTGCGCGAGCCGCCGCCCGACGCCCGAATCTGCCGCACGGGCACGCCCAGCTCGCGAATGACCTCCAGGCTGTCGCGGAGCGAGTACGTGACGCCCTCCAGGATGGCCCGCACCAGGTGGCCGCGCGTGTGGGCCAGCGTCAGTCCGACGAAGCAGCCGCGGGCGTTGGCGTCGGCGTGCGGCGTGCGCTCGCCGGAAAGGTAGGGCAGAAAAAAGAGTCCCGCGCTGCCGGCAACGACCGCTTCGGCTTCGCGCGTGAGCGCTTCGTAGGGGTCACGGCCGGTTTCTCGCGCGGCGGCGATCTCGGCCAGGCAAAGCTGGTTGCGGAACCATTGCAGCGACCCGCCGGCCGAAAGAGTGACGCCCATCATGTGCCATTTGCCCCGCACCGCGTGGCAAAAAGTATGGATGCGGCCGTCCGGATCGAACTTCAATTCGTCGCTGTACACGAACATCACGCCGGAGGTGCCGATCGACGTGCTCAGTACGCCCGAAGTGACAATGCCGCTGCCCACCGCCCCGGCGGCGCAG encodes:
- a CDS encoding mechanosensitive ion channel domain-containing protein → MNTLRPVKWGCRFAALLGGLLPSQALAEAASAPPTPAVAANLPEVTAESLKTQMAQVKAATQLDDNAKAEIVAVYQNALTELDRAEALVKQSAKFKTAAQTAPELLREVRLELDQPPEVERPDVPAGATAAELETQLAAAQDALAQAQEELTKLEAEPQRRSERRLKSIPDQIEAANKKLSEISTQLTALAVADEPKEMTAAKQALLAACQKALTQEVACCTSERESYNAEDELLPKQHDLAERQVAVRKQLVVDRQKLLHSRRQREAEAKLSTAKREKQHAYPELRGIAEENEDLARRVANVNNDVAAASKQAVEFTNALNDLDREFKDVKKRVELGLTQQLGPYFLQCRTDLLRHRRQLEAGRLPQSKIESVQVESLNLTEQRKKLGDIDQRAESVLRGLDLSASHSPREALQAEVRRLLQTRRELIDSLSSAYDSYLREIASVTTADKELFDAIAGQSDYIDERILWVRSTSRLGTGDLAAAGEALRGLARPQDWLAVGGQLVRSAKANALPCCLTALLFLALLATQPNMRQRVRQLGEQAARGTADDMSLTLRALIFTLLMAAPWPLLLAMFGSLLEHAPGRSELDRALAHGLIFSAVALASMEFLRQVCRGRGLGTAHFGWPEHSTRLLRKQLRWFMPLVLPITLAGATMHALENDRWLALNRMLFIVAMTALSVFLHRVLRPVGGVLHEFRAYRQGGWVDRMHYLAHPLLTASPLALAVLAGLGYYYTARQLAWRFHATGWLLVAFLISGALLLRWLLIMRRRLAIRQARLRRAAVQHEPRGPDGAELPAVPAAAEGQLDLTTINLQTQRFVQTALMAGLAAGLGLIWADVLPALSVLNVPLWHVSVVDAGGGAALPQPINVVHLLEAVISLVLTLVATRNIPGLLEIVLLQRLPLEPATRYAVTTLFRYAIAATGIIVACALLGITWSKVHWLVAALSVGLGFGLQEIFANFISGLIILFERPIRVGDVVTVDDISGVVSRIRIRATMITDFDRKELIVPNKEFITGRVLNWTLSDQMNRVTVNVGVAYGSDVDRARALLLQAAAENPFVLKDPAPMASFEGFGDSALNLVLRCYLPNLENRLTVTHDLHAKIHDRFRDEGIDIAFPQLDLHIRTSPVALYQRQAG
- the folP gene encoding dihydropteroate synthase produces the protein MNVPQRASHWQLRTRRLDFPARPLVMGILNVTPDSFSDGGQFAGVPAAIEHGLRMAAEGADLIDVGGESTRPYSQPVEASEELRRVLPVVQALVEQTGLPISIDTSKAAVAREALAAGAEIINDVTALAGDEQMIETALDAQAAVCAMHMPGTPQTMQDNPAYQDVVADVYDYLRQRRDALLAAGILPSRIALDPGIGFGKTHEHNVTLLAHCRRFHGLGCPLMVGHSRKGFIGKIIGDKMADRTAGTVGVTLALASQGVGIVRVHDVAANLHALKLFFATGGVQEV
- the bamD gene encoding outer membrane protein assembly factor BamD yields the protein MKRPVIMRMAATAIVIAAAGCRSGVGWNPFARPSAQAAQSPAQAPPGQPPASGVVQASYQKPQYVPPPSISPADLIRNENLEEYSSEKKTLFDKATDNISAEKIGKKIKKAFGRGPNEELAKKQFDEGIALFHQKKYAEAAKCFSVAADRWPDTTLEEDALYWLAESYFFDDRYPKASDTYGALLKKYENSRYLIDIVPRQFAIAHYWDVSARKDSHWYPNLTDKTRPWVDANGHAVKAYNDVYLEDSQGPLGDDAAMAIANSYFLHNRFEDAADQYARVCKDFPQSEHQREAHLLGIRAKLRAYQGPQYEAGPLNEAEQLIEQTLTQFPAEMLGEERELLIATKQLIRVERAQREYQAGEYYYKIKYYRAAGYYYAETIREYADTPFAKMAEDRIQEIKNYPPVPRDYFAWLKKILPESEKNH
- a CDS encoding VIT domain-containing protein — encoded protein: MIRAIRPLETHDVSPLQEEEAGFGALRTERGCLPLTALDVRGKICGLHAHTVVRQTFHNAFAEAIEATYIFPLPDRAAVTSFTMRVAGRLIEGALRERQQAREEYDQAIAAGHRAAIAEEERSGTFSLRVGNLPPGEDISVELTLVGPLTVTRGEAEFRFPLVVAPRYVPGVPLNGPPVGLGVGHDTDQVPDASRVTPPVLLPGFPNPVRLSLELEFDAASMPTTPESLAKSLRSSLHGVIVDETAGLTVRVQPAERLDRDFILRCTLATERVVSVLSWTPAVESRPGTFALSLVPPAELADRPPQPRDVVFVLDRSGSMNGWKMVAARRAVGRLLDTLLEHDRFCVLAFDNAVEFSPETKRQLAAAGNRARWRTIEWLGGVDARGGTELAGALSEAVGLLAAGDAAREPVIVLITDGQVSGEDSLLKTLAHAAHGRPPRVFAVGIDRAVNAGFLRRLADLGRGACELVESEDRLDEVMDKLHRLTSAPALREVRLEPIGWRWQDDSLAPARLADVFVDRPVTLFGRHTAAGGNLRMRVQGTDAAGRSWQHEVCGAATTGDLLTSLWGRARVRDLEDRYASRLGAEDKKLAEQIVAVSLESHVLSRFTAYLAIDRSEVVNADGKPREILQPVELPSGWEQPEPLFCRAAPASGFVLYSSAAAPAAGAHIGGSKARLRQSGGAPLDRLKAAADSFKSPGWFSPRRTRLKALIDALVDLESQLQALRHPRLPEVSELIERGRELLAGYNRGAKQPPSASGVEEYVAKIQTLIEELRQTPGLVRAGFWK
- a CDS encoding LptE family protein: MQFAICNFLPSLLVLLLFASPGCVNYRMGARSLYAPDIQTVYVPMIESTSYRRYLGEWLTEAVVKRIEQVTPYKVVNTPDADSVLTVRIITDTKQVLMESFTDEPRESQFTLQISASWVNRNGDQLGQPVNVPLPPSLNPIDQSANLFPELGQSTSSAEMQDVQWLAVQVISMMEAPW